A single region of the Monomorium pharaonis isolate MP-MQ-018 unplaced genomic scaffold, ASM1337386v2 scaffold_543, whole genome shotgun sequence genome encodes:
- the LOC118648615 gene encoding actin cytoskeleton-regulatory complex protein PAN1-like — MMETDLSGDEIIAHAASEIEKLHVQQTTNMPPTAAAVAGPSALAPPPPPPPPPTAPTTSAPLPLPSPPSTSAPPSSQSPSTSALPPPPPPTLLSTIPLPPPPPPMATATATAAAAAAAAAASAPPMWWAPWIWPWGIMSPSTSAPLSSPPSTSAPLPSPPSTSAPPPPSALLPQQYTRPPRWQRGNKKFKKRGGGQNRGRGRGRGRGRGQNIYITYQ; from the exons atgATGGAGACGGACTTGTCCGGAGACGAGATAATTGCACATGCAGCTTCTGAAATAGAGAAGCTGCATGTGCAACAAACGACGAATATGCCGccaacggcggcggcggtggcaggACCCTCGGCATTGGctccgccaccaccaccaccaccgccgccgacgGCGCCGACGACGTCGGCCCCACTACCTCTACCATCGCCGCCGTCGACATCGGCCCCACCATCGTCGCAGTCGCCGTCGACATCGGCcctaccaccaccaccgccgccgacCTTACTATCAACAATACCGttaccgccgccgccaccgccgatggcgacggcgacggcgacggcggcggcggcggcggcggcagcggcggcgtcAGCCCCACCGATGTGGTGGGCCCCATGGATATGGCCGTGGGGAATTATGTCACCGTCGACATCGGCCCCACTATCATCGCCGCCGTCGACATCGGCCCCACTACCATCGCCGCCGTCGACATCGGccccaccaccaccatcagcATTGTTGCCACAGCAATATACAAGAC cTCCTCGCTGGCAAcgtggaaataaaaaatttaaaaaaagaggcGGCGGGCAAAACCGCGGGAGAGGCCGTGGGAGAGGCCGTGGGAGAGGccaaaacatatatattacgtaccaataa